The Rosa rugosa chromosome 1, drRosRugo1.1, whole genome shotgun sequence genomic sequence AAGTTTGGGCTTATTAAGTTTTTGTTGCTGAACAGGGTGAAGATTGTGTGGTGTACTCGTTTGGCTAGAGCTGGGGGACAGGAGGAGAGGAAGAGAATCGAGGAGGAGATGTTGCGTTTGGGTCCTGATTCGGCTGCAATTGTAGAGGAGCTGTGTTTGATGAGGGCTAGTGTGAAACAGAGGCAAAAGAGTAAGGAGATGAGTATTAAAGCAGAGGCTCGGAAGTTGAAGAAGGCTGGGGTTGTTGACAGAGATGGAGAAAGTGGTGATTGGTGGAAGAACCAGGATCAGCAGCTTGATCTCGACAGCATTGCACAAGAACAAAGTAGAAGATTTTTGGTGCCAAACAAGTTTGAGCTTCCGAAAGGGTCTTACAGACATTCAAGCAAGGGATATGAAGAAATCCATGTGCCGGCATTGAAGCCTAGACCTTTCAAGTCTGATGAGAAACTTGTGCTAGTATCTGCCATGCCAGAATGGGCTCAACCGGCTTTCAAAGGAATGACTCAGTTGAATAGGGTACAAAGTCGAGTATATAGGACTGCCCTTGAAGCAGGGGACAATATTCTCTTATGTGCTCCTACTGGGTCTGGAAAAACTAATGTTGCAGTGCTCACTATACTTCAGCAGTTGGGGCTGCACATGAATCAGGAGGACGGTTCAATAGACCACAGTAAGTACAAAATTGTATATATTGCGCCCATGAAAGCTCTTGTTGCTGAAGTTGTTGGAAATCTGTCTAATCGTTTGCAGGACTATGGTGTCACGGTGAGGGAGCTAAGTGGTGACCACACACTGACTCACCAACAAATTGAAGAGACTCAAATTATCGTCTCAACTCCTGAGAAGTGGGACATCATTACCAGGAAGTCGGGAGATTATACTTGTACAAAACGGGTCAAGCTTCTCATCATTGACGAAATTCATCTTCTCCATGATAGTAGAGGCCCGGTTCTTGAAAGTATTGTTGCCCGAACTTTCAGGCAGATTGAGACCACAAAAGAGCATGTCCGCCTGGTGGGATTATCTGCTACACTTCCTAACTATGAAGATGCGGCATCATTCTTGCGTGTTGATAAGAAGGGTCTGTTTTATTTTGACAATAGTTGCAGACCTATCCCTCTTTCGCAACAGTATATTGGAATTACTGCAAGGAAGTCATGGCAGAAGTACCAGTTGATGAAGCAACTCTGCTATGAAAAGGTGATGGCTGTAGCTGGAAAACATCAAGTTCTTATTTTTGTACACTCAAGGAAAGAAACAGCTAAAACAGCTGGTGATATAAGAGATTCTGCACTAGCTAATGATTCCCTTGGTAGATTTCTGAAAGAAGACAGCGGTAGCTGTGAAATCATTCGCAGTGAATTGGTCAAAATCAAGAGCAATGATCTCAAAAGTCTTTTACCATATGGTTTTGCTATTCATCATGCTGGTATGGACAGAGCAGACCGCCAACTGGTTGAGGATCTCTTTGCTAAAGGGCATGTACAAGTTTTGGTTTCCACTGCAACGCTTGCTTGGGGTGTGAATCTGCCAGCTCACACTGTGATTATCAAAGGGACCGAAATCTATGATCCAGAAAAGGGAGCATGGACTGAACTAAGTCCGCTTGATGTTATGCAGATGTTGGGTCGTGCAGGAAGACCTCAGTATGATTCGTGTGGAGAAGGGATAATCATTACTGGCCACAAGGAACTACATCACTATCTTTCTTTAATGAACCAACAACTTCCTATTGAAAGTCAATTTCTGTCCAAGTTGGCTGATCAATTGAATGCAGAAATTGTTCTTGGAAATGTTCAGAATGCTAGAGAAGCTTCTCATTGGTTAAAATACACTTACATGTATGTTCGCATGCTAAAAAGTCCTATCCTTTATGGCTTGGAAGCTGATGTTCTGACAAAAGATAGTAAGTTGGAGGAGAGGCGAGCTGATTTGATCCATTCTGCTGCAACCATCTTGGAAAAGAACAATATGATTGTATATGATAGAAAAAGTGGATACTTCCAGGTTACAGACTTGGGTCGCATTGCCAGTCATTATTATATAACACATGGAACAGTGTCCACATATAATGAGCATTTAAAGCCAACGATGGGGGACTGTGAGCTTTGTCGATTGTTCTCTCTCAGTGAAGAATTTAAGTATGTAACTGTGCGGCAGGATGAAAAGATTGAATTGGCAAAACTTTTGGACCGCGTACCAATTGTGGTCAAGGAAAGCCTGGACGAGCCCAGTGCCAAGATTAATGTTTTGCTGCAAGCCTATATTTCACAGCTGAAGCTTGAAGGTTTTTCATTGGCATCTGATATGAGTTTTATTACTCAGAGTGCAGGGCGCCTTCTTCGAGCTCTTTTTGAGATTGCATTGAAACGAGGATGGGCTGAAGTGGCAGAAAAGGCTTTGAACTTGTGTAAAATGGTTAGCAGGAGGATGTGGACTGTCCAAACACCGTTTCGCCAATTCAATGGATTGATAACAAATgatattttgatgaagttaGAGAAGAAGGATTTAGCCTGGGAAAGGTATTATGACCTCTCTTCACAGGAGCTAGGGGAACTTATTCATTTCCCTACTTTGGGCAGAACACTTCATAAGTTGGTCCACCAGTTCCCCAAATTAAACCTCGCAGCCCATTTGCAGCCAATTACTCACACAGTATTGAAATTTGAGCTCACTATAACACCGGATTTTCAATGGGAGGACAAAGTTCATGGATATGTGGAGCCATTTTGGGTAATAGTGGAGAATAATGATCGAGAGCATATTCTTCATCATGAATATTTCCTGCTGAAAAAACAGTATATGGATGAAGATCATACTTTGATCTTTACGGTGCCAATATATGAACCTCTTCCACCTCAATATTTTATCCGTGTTGTGTCTGATAGGTGGCTTAGGTCCGAGACTGTTTTACCTGTTTTATTCAGGGACCTCATCTTACCTGCAAAGTGTCCTCCACCGACTGAGTTATTGGACTTGCAACCACTTCCTGTGACTGCATTGAGGAATCCGTTATATGAGGCTCTGTATGATCAAGATCTTATGCATTTCAATTCTGTCCAGACTCAGGTCTTCACTGCTTTGTATAATTCAGATGACAATGTTTTAGTTGCTGCACGAACAGGAAATGGGAAGACCATATGTGCAGAGTTTGCGATATTGAGGAATCATCAGAAGAGCACTGAACCTGAAGGTTGTGTCATGCGTGTTGTGTACATTGCACCTTTTGATGCAATTGCCGAGGTAACTTATGTTGACTGGAAGAAGAAATTTGGAGATGGTCTCAAACTGAACGTTGTAAAATTAACTGGGGAATTAGCCATGGACTTGAAATTGCTCGAGCAAGGTCAAGTTATCATCAGCACTCCAGAGAAATGGGACTATCTATCCCGTTGCTGGAAACGGAGAGAGAATATTCAACTAGTTAGTCTTTTTATTGTGGATGAACTCCACCTGATTAGTGGTGAGGGCGGACAGATCATAGAGACAATAGTCTCTAGAATGAGACTGATAGCCAGTCGACCCAAGACCAAGATTCGCATTGTGGCTCTTTCAACTTCTGTTGCAAATGCAAAGGACCTTGGAGAATGGATAGGAGATGCctgcattttcaatttttctccaGGTGTGCGTCAAGTGCCTCTGGATATTGACATTCAGGGGGTTGATTTGGCAAACTTTTATGCAAGGATGGAAGCTATGGTGAAAGCAACATACACTGCAATTGTTCAACATGCCAAGAATGGGAAACAAGCTCTTGTGTACGTTCCTACAATGAAACATGTCCGACTAACTGCTAAGAATCTGGTGACTTACTCAAATTCTGACACTGTCGAGAAGTTGTCATTTTCATTGCAGTTTTCAGAAGATATTGGAAAAGTTAGTGATGAAAAACTGCGAAGCACTTTGAGCTGTGGGGTGGGCTACTTGCATGAGGGATTACCCAGCGAGGATCAAGAAGCTGTGACAAAGCTTTTTAAAGATCGATCAATCCAAGTCTGTGTCGTGAGCAGTTCAATGTGTTGGGGAGTGCCGTTGTCAGCCCATTTGGTGGTTGTGATGGGAACCCAGTATTATGATGGCACTGATTACCCTGTTACTGATCTGTTGCAGATGATGGGTCATGCCAATCTCCCGCAGCCAAATGATTCTGGGAAATGTGTTATCCTTTGTCACGCGCCTCGTATAGAATACTACAGGAAATTCTTGTACAAAGCATTCCCTGTTGAAAGCCAATTGCACCATTACCTACATGATATCCTAAATGCTGAagttgtttctggtattattgAAACCATGCAAGACGCTGTTGATTACCTTAGTTGGACTTTCTTGTTTAGGAGGCTGACGCAAAATCCCAACTATTATGAACTCCAGGGAGTTACTTACCGACATTTATCTGATCACCTCTCAAGGCTTGTTGAAACTACAGTTTATGATTTGAAAAGAAGTGGGTGTGTTAGCATCGAGGATGACATGGATCTTTATCCTTTGAACCTTGGTGTGATAGCTACATATTATCACGCTAAGTATACTACCATCGAGCGTTTCAGTTCTTCCTTAACTTCCAAAACAACAGTGAAGGGTCTTCTGCAGATTCTAGCTCAAGCTTCGGAGTTTTCAGAACTTCCTATACGACCAGGGGAGGAAGAGGTGATCCAAAGGTTAGCAAACCACCAGAGGTTTTCCTTTGAGAATCCCAAATACACAGATTCTCATGTTAAAGCACTTGCTCTGCTTCAGGCCCATTTCTCTAGACAACCTGTGGGTGCGGAGCTGGCTTTGGACCAGCAAGAGGTGCTGACAAATGCAAGTAGGTTGATTCATGCAATGGTTGATGTGTGTTGCACCAACGGGTGGCTAAGAGTTGCTCTTCTAGTGATGGAAGTCAGCCAGATGCTGACCCAGGGATTGTGGAAGGGTGACTCAGAGTTTCTACAGCTTCCTCACTTCACAAAGGAGTTGGCAAAG encodes the following:
- the LOC133726300 gene encoding DExH-box ATP-dependent RNA helicase DExH12-like isoform X2, with product MVECSEGVSVNVHEIDAYWVQRKIYEAYEKQIEPQQCQELAEEVVSILGEGGVRDVESRLLEKLRFDKFGLIKFLLLNRVKIVWCTRLARAGGQEERKRIEEEMLRLGPDSAAIVEELCLMRASVKQRQKSKEMSIKAEARKLKKAGVVDRDGESGDWWKNQDQQLDLDSIAQEQSRRFLVPNKFELPKGSYRHSSKGYEEIHVPALKPRPFKSDEKLVLVSAMPEWAQPAFKGMTQLNRVQSRVYRTALEAGDNILLCAPTGSGKTNVAVLTILQQLGLHMNQEDGSIDHSKYKIVYIAPMKALVAEVVGNLSNRLQDYGVTVRELSGDHTLTHQQIEETQIIVSTPEKWDIITRKSGDYTCTKRVKLLIIDEIHLLHDSRGPVLESIVARTFRQIETTKEHVRLVGLSATLPNYEDAASFLRVDKKGLFYFDNSCRPIPLSQQYIGITARKSWQKYQLMKQLCYEKVMAVAGKHQVLIFVHSRKETAKTAGDIRDSALANDSLGRFLKEDSGSCEIIRSELVKIKSNDLKSLLPYGFAIHHAGMDRADRQLVEDLFAKGHVQVLVSTATLAWGVNLPAHTVIIKGTEIYDPEKGAWTELSPLDVMQMLGRAGRPQYDSCGEGIIITGHKELHHYLSLMNQQLPIESQFLSKLADQLNAEIVLGNVQNAREASHWLKYTYMYVRMLKSPILYGLEADVLTKDSKLEERRADLIHSAATILEKNNMIVYDRKSGYFQVTDLGRIASHYYITHGTVSTYNEHLKPTMGDCELCRLFSLSEEFKYVTVRQDEKIELAKLLDRVPIVVKESLDEPSAKINVLLQAYISQLKLEGFSLASDMSFITQSAGRLLRALFEIALKRGWAEVAEKALNLCKMVSRRMWTVQTPFRQFNGLITNDILMKLEKKDLAWERYYDLSSQELGELIHFPTLGRTLHKLVHQFPKLNLAAHLQPITHTVLKFELTITPDFQWEDKVHGYVEPFWVIVENNDREHILHHEYFLLKKQYMDEDHTLIFTVPIYEPLPPQYFIRVVSDRWLRSETVLPVLFRDLILPAKCPPPTELLDLQPLPVTALRNPLYEALYDQDLMHFNSVQTQVFTALYNSDDNVLVAARTGNGKTICAEFAILRNHQKSTEPEGCVMRVVYIAPFDAIAEVTYVDWKKKFGDGLKLNVVKLTGELAMDLKLLEQGQVIISTPEKWDYLSRCWKRRENIQLVSLFIVDELHLISGEGGQIIETIVSRMRLIASRPKTKIRIVALSTSVANAKDLGEWIGDACIFNFSPGVRQVPLDIDIQGVDLANFYARMEAMVKATYTAIVQHAKNGKQALVYVPTMKHVRLTAKNLVTYSNSDTVEKLSFSLQFSEDIGKVSDEKLRSTLSCGVGYLHEGLPSEDQEAVTKLFKDRSIQVCVVSSSMCWGVPLSAHLVVVMGTQYYDGTDYPVTDLLQMMGHANLPQPNDSGKCVILCHAPRIEYYRKFLYKAFPVESQLHHYLHDILNAEVVSGIIETMQDAVDYLSWTFLFRRLTQNPNYYELQGVTYRHLSDHLSRLVETTVYDLKRSGCVSIEDDMDLYPLNLGVIATYYHAKYTTIERFSSSLTSKTTVKGLLQILAQASEFSELPIRPGEEEVIQRPISLDNLWVRSWLWTSKRC
- the LOC133726300 gene encoding DExH-box ATP-dependent RNA helicase DExH12-like isoform X1; translation: MVECSEGVSVNVHEIDAYWVQRKIYEAYEKQIEPQQCQELAEEVVSILGEGGVRDVESRLLEKLRFDKFGLIKFLLLNRVKIVWCTRLARAGGQEERKRIEEEMLRLGPDSAAIVEELCLMRASVKQRQKSKEMSIKAEARKLKKAGVVDRDGESGDWWKNQDQQLDLDSIAQEQSRRFLVPNKFELPKGSYRHSSKGYEEIHVPALKPRPFKSDEKLVLVSAMPEWAQPAFKGMTQLNRVQSRVYRTALEAGDNILLCAPTGSGKTNVAVLTILQQLGLHMNQEDGSIDHSKYKIVYIAPMKALVAEVVGNLSNRLQDYGVTVRELSGDHTLTHQQIEETQIIVSTPEKWDIITRKSGDYTCTKRVKLLIIDEIHLLHDSRGPVLESIVARTFRQIETTKEHVRLVGLSATLPNYEDAASFLRVDKKGLFYFDNSCRPIPLSQQYIGITARKSWQKYQLMKQLCYEKVMAVAGKHQVLIFVHSRKETAKTAGDIRDSALANDSLGRFLKEDSGSCEIIRSELVKIKSNDLKSLLPYGFAIHHAGMDRADRQLVEDLFAKGHVQVLVSTATLAWGVNLPAHTVIIKGTEIYDPEKGAWTELSPLDVMQMLGRAGRPQYDSCGEGIIITGHKELHHYLSLMNQQLPIESQFLSKLADQLNAEIVLGNVQNAREASHWLKYTYMYVRMLKSPILYGLEADVLTKDSKLEERRADLIHSAATILEKNNMIVYDRKSGYFQVTDLGRIASHYYITHGTVSTYNEHLKPTMGDCELCRLFSLSEEFKYVTVRQDEKIELAKLLDRVPIVVKESLDEPSAKINVLLQAYISQLKLEGFSLASDMSFITQSAGRLLRALFEIALKRGWAEVAEKALNLCKMVSRRMWTVQTPFRQFNGLITNDILMKLEKKDLAWERYYDLSSQELGELIHFPTLGRTLHKLVHQFPKLNLAAHLQPITHTVLKFELTITPDFQWEDKVHGYVEPFWVIVENNDREHILHHEYFLLKKQYMDEDHTLIFTVPIYEPLPPQYFIRVVSDRWLRSETVLPVLFRDLILPAKCPPPTELLDLQPLPVTALRNPLYEALYDQDLMHFNSVQTQVFTALYNSDDNVLVAARTGNGKTICAEFAILRNHQKSTEPEGCVMRVVYIAPFDAIAEVTYVDWKKKFGDGLKLNVVKLTGELAMDLKLLEQGQVIISTPEKWDYLSRCWKRRENIQLVSLFIVDELHLISGEGGQIIETIVSRMRLIASRPKTKIRIVALSTSVANAKDLGEWIGDACIFNFSPGVRQVPLDIDIQGVDLANFYARMEAMVKATYTAIVQHAKNGKQALVYVPTMKHVRLTAKNLVTYSNSDTVEKLSFSLQFSEDIGKVSDEKLRSTLSCGVGYLHEGLPSEDQEAVTKLFKDRSIQVCVVSSSMCWGVPLSAHLVVVMGTQYYDGTDYPVTDLLQMMGHANLPQPNDSGKCVILCHAPRIEYYRKFLYKAFPVESQLHHYLHDILNAEVVSGIIETMQDAVDYLSWTFLFRRLTQNPNYYELQGVTYRHLSDHLSRLVETTVYDLKRSGCVSIEDDMDLYPLNLGVIATYYHAKYTTIERFSSSLTSKTTVKGLLQILAQASEFSELPIRPGEEEVIQRLANHQRFSFENPKYTDSHVKALALLQAHFSRQPVGAELALDQQEVLTNASRLIHAMVDVCCTNGWLRVALLVMEVSQMLTQGLWKGDSEFLQLPHFTKELAKRCKENPGKSVQTISDLKEMKDDERHQLLQLPETELMAIEHFCEQFPDIVIGYEVLESENVRAGEEFTLEVNLEFRHKVRTAQLGCDDVKRYRKDKEDGCWVVVSDNKLDSVVFIKRVPHVKKLTKLPVIIAAPAKAGTTAQYKLFLMCDSYMGCDQESDLIPVEIK